The DNA region GCGAGACGCTCACGTTCGACCTCGACCTGCTCGGCATGGTGCGCGCCGGCACGCTCCAGCTCTCGGTGGAGCGCCCCATGTCCGGCGGGCGCGTCGTCCCGCTGCGCGCCCGCGCGCGCACCGACGCCTCGCTCGCCGCGCTCAAGAACGTCACCGCGGTGGGGCTCTCGTGGGTGGACGCGGACACGCTCCTGCCCGAGCGGTACCGCGACGAGGCGCTGGAGAACGGCGTCCGCAAGGTGAGCGACACCCGGCTCGCGCCGCCGGGCGGCGAGGTGGTGGTCGCGTACCGCTACGGCGACCGCGAAGGGAAGACCGCGTACGCGCGCCAGGGCCACGTGCTCGACGCGCTGTCGGCGGTGTACCTGCTGCGCGCGGCGCGCCTCGCGCCCGGGGAGGCGTTCTGCTTCGACCTGGTCGCGAACCGGCGCTTCTGGCGCCTGGAGGGGACGGTCGCGCGGAAGATCGAGCCGGTGGACACGCCCGCCGGCCGGTTCCAGACGCTGCGCGTGGACGCGGTGGCGCGCCGCGCGGACGACCCGGACGCGCGGGCGCGCCCGCTGCACCTGTGGTTCACGAACGACCGGCGCCGCCTGCTGGTGGCGGCGGTGAGCGAGATCGACCTCGGGCCGGTGCGCGCGATGCTGGCGAGCGTCCACGGCGCGCGCGCGCCCTGACGGGAGGCGCCATGCCTCACATGCGCGCGGCGACCTGCGCCAGCCGGCGGCGCACGCTCCCGAGCACGCCGGACAGGTAGTCGAGCCGCTCGGTGGGCGCCCCGCCCAGCGCGAGCGACAGCAGGCGCTGCTGGCTCGGCTCGCCGTCGGAGAGCGCCGCCTCGACGTTCGCCACGTACGCCGCCACCGCGGAGAGCGCCGCGCGCGCCTCGCGCAGGTCGTCCTCGAGGAAGTCGAGCACCACGTGCTCGCGCGCGGTGGAGCCGGCCAGGCGCCGGCGGAGCGCGTCCACGGCGCCCGGCGCGTCGGGGGAGACCTCGACGGCCTCGGGCTCCAGCGACTCGGCGAGGGCGACGGCGGGCAGGCGGCTCATGGCGGGCCTTTCTGCGCCGCGCGCGCGGCGCGGCGTCGGACGGTGTCGATCGCGGCCGCGATGCGCGAGGCGCTCTGCCCCTCGGCGAGCAGGTCCCGGACGTCGCG from Anaeromyxobacter dehalogenans 2CP-C includes:
- a CDS encoding DUF3108 domain-containing protein; amino-acid sequence: MTSAALLALALLAPSATPAAPACGPPPLAAGARPWAPGETLTFDLDLLGMVRAGTLQLSVERPMSGGRVVPLRARARTDASLAALKNVTAVGLSWVDADTLLPERYRDEALENGVRKVSDTRLAPPGGEVVVAYRYGDREGKTAYARQGHVLDALSAVYLLRAARLAPGEAFCFDLVANRRFWRLEGTVARKIEPVDTPAGRFQTLRVDAVARRADDPDARARPLHLWFTNDRRRLLVAAVSEIDLGPVRAMLASVHGARAP